From Mesomycoplasma dispar, a single genomic window includes:
- a CDS encoding aromatic motif membrane protein, producing MKKSRKKLIFSSFAPFLVSVFLISCGSQGNSLQSFQKKYQKFGIISPQDKKIVQPFFQNSNISQLLDKVYDDQDSKKQLISRTLAIDTEQYRQDLSFRFSFYNTINSWPSDSIIGGFGESNSNPVLFEKAKKSFNDLFDNNWLWLLANLESAVFVRGLAEIDQFQQQHEELNINLKNEALKNSFYRPKSNKFIDIAIVKSLTEKNDETGVQTKNYQIFLLNEENFIFSLNLKKEFKNQKLINSKISLNPWIQIYPKFANKTSEKFPLQEYARIVSNYRNGISGVNISLVEKSIFEENQGGNVFYYTLVDFQKN from the coding sequence ATGAAAAAAAGTAGAAAAAAGCTAATTTTTAGTAGTTTTGCGCCCTTTTTAGTTAGTGTTTTTTTGATTAGCTGTGGCAGTCAAGGAAATTCTTTACAATCTTTTCAAAAAAAATACCAAAAATTTGGTATAATTTCCCCACAAGACAAAAAAATAGTTCAACCTTTTTTTCAAAATAGTAACATTTCACAATTGCTAGACAAAGTTTATGATGACCAAGACTCAAAAAAACAATTGATTAGTCGCACTTTAGCAATTGACACCGAACAATACAGACAAGATTTATCCTTCCGATTCAGCTTTTATAATACGATAAATTCTTGACCAAGCGATTCGATTATTGGTGGTTTTGGTGAGAGTAATTCAAATCCTGTTTTGTTTGAAAAAGCAAAAAAATCCTTTAATGATTTATTTGACAATAATTGACTTTGACTACTTGCAAATCTTGAATCAGCCGTTTTTGTTCGTGGGCTTGCCGAAATTGACCAGTTTCAACAGCAACACGAAGAATTAAACATTAATTTAAAAAATGAAGCACTAAAAAATAGCTTTTACCGACCAAAGTCGAATAAATTTATTGATATTGCGATTGTTAAATCTTTAACAGAAAAAAACGATGAAACTGGTGTTCAAACAAAAAATTACCAAATTTTTTTACTAAATGAAGAAAATTTTATTTTTTCCTTGAATCTTAAAAAAGAGTTTAAAAATCAAAAATTAATAAATTCAAAAATTAGTTTAAACCCGTGAATACAAATTTATCCTAAATTTGCAAACAAAACAAGTGAAAAGTTTCCTTTGCAAGAATATGCGCGAATTGTTTCGAACTATCGAAACGGAATTTCTGGGGTTAATATTTCGCTTGTTGAAAAATCGATTTTCGAAGAAAATCAAGGCGGAAACGTCTTTTACTACACTTTGGTTGATTTTCAAAAAAATTAG
- the trmB gene encoding tRNA (guanosine(46)-N7)-methyltransferase TrmB, translated as MRLRNIPDALERIQSHNLLVKTPLNIDDSWIIEIGMGKGQMITKLAFQNPENKFLGVEKFASAAVKSLKYVKNYNLENFFILICDAKDLLSWINGKTKEIWLTFPDPWPKKKHYKRRLTYKFFLDIYAKMLNENGVLKLKTDNLKFFEFSIESLVKNGWKITYQTNDLVASPVRVRNIMTAYEEKWVSLNYKIHYLEAVFS; from the coding sequence ATGCGACTAAGAAACATTCCAGACGCGCTTGAAAGAATTCAAAGTCACAATTTACTTGTGAAAACACCGTTAAATATTGATGATTCTTGAATAATTGAAATCGGGATGGGTAAAGGTCAGATGATTACAAAATTGGCTTTTCAAAATCCGGAAAATAAATTTTTGGGTGTTGAAAAGTTTGCTTCTGCCGCTGTTAAATCGTTAAAATATGTTAAAAATTATAATTTAGAGAACTTTTTTATTTTAATTTGTGATGCAAAAGATTTACTATCTTGAATTAATGGAAAAACAAAGGAGATTTGACTCACTTTTCCAGATCCCTGACCCAAAAAAAAGCATTACAAACGGCGTTTAACATATAAATTTTTCCTTGACATTTATGCTAAAATGCTAAATGAAAACGGTGTTTTGAAACTAAAAACTGATAATTTAAAGTTTTTTGAATTCTCGATTGAGTCGTTAGTTAAAAATGGCTGAAAAATCACTTACCAAACTAACGATTTAGTTGCATCCCCTGTTCGTGTTAGAAACATAATGACTGCTTACGAAGAAAAATGAGTAAGTTTAAATTATAAAATTCATTATCTTGAAGCCGTTTTTAGTTAA
- a CDS encoding M17 family metallopeptidase, giving the protein MKNFSEIFIKYSNKFETNKIIIEPAYSDSQIPMLLKEELAITEYLGQRKAFINLGLRQKEFTPNRLRKIAAKLANYPRDIQIDYDKFPNNFLRYLIEVVAFVRSDIFSLKADYAKTRAKYRDILVVSNYLDELKSVIDKHQIINNSVNYARYYQNIPPNIGNSEFLASEIQKKISLNPKLTVKVLGESEIRKLGMNLLLAVNRGSTYDAKLVVISYEGLPGSQYKTAFVGKGITFDSGGYNIKTGTYMNEMKYDMSGAIICAAAMDALARFNPLANVVAVLPITDNRLDGDANTPDAVWRSMNGKTVEINNTDAEGRLVLADAITYAIREENATEIVTVATLTGAIRVALGETFTGVFANDEKIWKNFNEAAKEAGEMLWRMPLHLDFAQNIRDSKVADLKNTDFSGKAGSSSAAMFISEFVEDKPFIHFDIASTAFVKNLPTGVMVKTLVEYILAK; this is encoded by the coding sequence ATGAAAAATTTTTCTGAAATTTTTATTAAGTATTCTAATAAATTTGAGACTAACAAAATAATAATCGAACCTGCTTATTCTGACTCGCAAATCCCGATGTTATTAAAGGAAGAATTAGCGATTACAGAGTACCTTGGTCAAAGAAAAGCCTTCATTAATTTGGGTTTGCGACAAAAAGAATTTACACCAAATCGTTTGCGAAAAATCGCGGCAAAATTAGCAAATTATCCGCGTGATATTCAGATTGATTATGATAAGTTTCCTAATAATTTTCTCCGTTATTTAATTGAAGTTGTTGCTTTTGTTCGTTCGGATATTTTTTCCTTAAAAGCCGATTATGCAAAAACTCGTGCAAAATATCGTGATATTCTTGTTGTTTCTAATTATTTAGACGAGTTAAAATCAGTTATTGACAAACACCAAATAATTAATAATAGTGTCAATTACGCCCGCTATTATCAAAACATTCCGCCAAACATTGGTAATTCTGAGTTTCTTGCCAGTGAAATTCAGAAAAAAATATCGCTAAATCCAAAACTAACCGTTAAAGTTTTAGGTGAAAGCGAGATTCGTAAATTAGGAATGAATTTGCTTTTAGCAGTCAATCGCGGTTCAACCTACGATGCAAAATTAGTCGTAATTTCCTATGAAGGTCTTCCTGGTAGTCAATATAAAACTGCTTTTGTTGGAAAAGGGATAACTTTCGATTCTGGTGGTTATAATATTAAAACCGGAACTTACATGAACGAAATGAAATACGATATGTCTGGAGCAATTATTTGTGCTGCGGCGATGGATGCGCTTGCAAGATTTAATCCTTTAGCAAACGTTGTTGCCGTTCTCCCGATAACCGATAACCGTTTAGACGGTGATGCAAACACTCCCGATGCTGTTTGAAGATCGATGAACGGAAAAACTGTTGAAATTAATAACACCGACGCCGAAGGTCGTTTAGTTTTAGCAGATGCAATCACTTATGCAATTAGAGAGGAAAATGCAACTGAAATTGTTACCGTTGCAACCCTAACAGGGGCAATTCGTGTTGCCCTTGGCGAAACTTTCACCGGTGTTTTTGCTAATGATGAAAAAATTTGGAAAAACTTTAACGAAGCAGCAAAAGAAGCGGGTGAAATGCTTTGAAGAATGCCATTACACCTTGATTTTGCCCAAAATATCCGTGATTCAAAAGTTGCTGATCTTAAAAATACCGATTTTTCCGGGAAAGCCGGTTCTTCATCAGCGGCAATGTTTATATCCGAATTTGTCGAAGACAAACCATTCATCCATTTTGATATCGCATCAACTGCTTTTGTAAAAAATCTGCCAACCGGAGTTATGGTTAAAACTTTAGTTGAATACATTTTGGCTAAATAG
- a CDS encoding LppA-related lipoprotein produces the protein MKIKVRKTWFFGIISSLVPVFFLAAACGEKQNLGDKTPQTNGDDKNSENKVGSEKAPGKIDDQKTSSSSTTQSLNSIPFLEEQKNTLEIQTIKLINKEKKQTDDIAKVESATKEIEEKESEINKKIEELNNNSTLTENQIDHQEEKVKLEKEKQEIEKQKKDQEEKLLKEREKLMQIQEEKRKNELEKQEVALKANRQILEEKKQLDAVLSKIPDALEIAEYEKKRSNNVATVLYHFKQNSPTFHYENFIKKIENFDDNKNTITFNFNNVKTVDNNRETNERRLENVELSVSKKDSPVKLTKNVTLFWNLEDAQKIEETNAELYQKTLSPIFSKISPSILAYALANSNKETVFNSPLFANFNAAFSQVSLSVGLKDEFLGIKSVVDPQKWSFKIISATPDDENGMLKIKAQMTKSEEQTNEINNAQEFTFNDLKKSNDSDFDFEVDQHKVWPQIREKKILKEEGQDQELTELQKGQIAKIIFESLYFKIKNSDADVLLKEFLVKDHIKNNSFFPYPQIISLKWAEMISNEGYKKVNLELKDKKLIYSFDLEYANLANNSTLTSQDDSLQFADFKKKKIKGEIPLDHFLK, from the coding sequence ATGAAAATAAAGGTTCGTAAAACCTGGTTTTTTGGAATTATTTCTTCACTTGTTCCAGTGTTTTTTCTTGCCGCTGCTTGTGGTGAAAAGCAAAATCTCGGTGATAAAACTCCACAAACAAATGGAGATGATAAAAATAGCGAAAATAAAGTTGGAAGTGAAAAGGCCCCCGGGAAAATTGATGATCAAAAAACAAGTTCTAGTTCAACCACTCAATCTCTAAATTCAATCCCTTTTCTCGAAGAACAGAAAAATACTCTCGAAATTCAGACAATCAAACTAATTAATAAAGAAAAAAAACAAACTGACGATATTGCCAAAGTTGAATCTGCCACAAAGGAAATCGAAGAAAAAGAAAGTGAAATTAATAAAAAAATTGAAGAATTAAATAATAATTCGACCCTAACTGAAAACCAAATTGACCATCAAGAAGAAAAGGTAAAACTAGAAAAAGAAAAGCAAGAAATTGAAAAACAAAAAAAGGACCAAGAAGAAAAATTGCTAAAAGAGCGCGAAAAGTTAATGCAAATTCAAGAAGAGAAACGAAAAAACGAACTTGAAAAACAAGAAGTTGCTCTAAAAGCAAATCGCCAAATTTTAGAAGAGAAAAAGCAATTAGATGCTGTTCTTAGCAAAATTCCGGATGCACTGGAAATTGCAGAATACGAAAAAAAACGATCAAATAATGTTGCAACAGTTCTTTATCATTTTAAGCAAAATTCACCAACTTTTCATTATGAAAATTTTATCAAAAAAATTGAAAATTTTGATGACAACAAAAATACAATAACTTTTAATTTTAATAATGTTAAAACTGTCGACAATAACCGCGAAACAAATGAAAGAAGACTCGAAAACGTCGAACTTTCTGTTTCTAAAAAGGATTCACCTGTAAAATTAACGAAAAATGTAACTCTCTTTTGAAATTTAGAAGATGCACAAAAAATTGAAGAAACTAATGCAGAATTGTATCAAAAAACTTTATCACCAATTTTTAGTAAAATTAGCCCGTCAATTTTAGCATATGCGCTTGCAAATTCTAACAAAGAAACCGTGTTTAATTCACCACTTTTTGCTAATTTTAATGCCGCATTTAGCCAAGTTTCACTTTCTGTTGGTTTAAAAGATGAGTTTTTAGGAATAAAATCTGTTGTTGATCCACAAAAATGATCCTTTAAAATTATTAGCGCAACCCCCGATGATGAAAATGGGATGCTGAAAATTAAAGCACAAATGACAAAGTCAGAAGAGCAAACTAACGAAATTAACAATGCTCAAGAATTCACTTTTAACGATTTAAAGAAAAGTAACGATTCTGATTTTGACTTTGAGGTTGACCAACATAAAGTTTGACCGCAAATTCGTGAGAAAAAAATTTTAAAAGAAGAAGGGCAAGATCAGGAGTTAACCGAATTACAAAAAGGTCAAATTGCTAAAATTATTTTTGAAAGTTTGTATTTTAAAATCAAAAATTCAGACGCTGATGTGCTTTTAAAAGAATTTTTAGTTAAAGATCACATTAAAAACAACAGTTTTTTTCCTTATCCACAAATTATTTCGCTAAAATGAGCGGAAATGATTTCTAATGAAGGTTATAAAAAAGTCAACCTTGAACTAAAAGATAAAAAATTAATCTATAGTTTTGATTTAGAATATGCAAATTTAGCAAATAATTCGACTTTAACTTCACAGGATGACTCTTTACAATTTGCGGATTTTAAAAAGAAGAAAATTAAGGGCGAAATTCCCCTTGATCATTTTCTAAAATAA
- a CDS encoding putative immunoglobulin-blocking virulence protein — protein sequence MVLYLSKRKKFVSISLAAAVVVSTAWASSAYFGHILETREIQYSTVAPSTILKNRPNDTNFSPVANTDYIAPPPKKNLPEAPKPSPGPKIEVKKPVYTPDVPTVKKIVNPVPQNNPRSKPKISSPIVSPIKIPTPAKPKQTVRTTTIRTIPRPVPQTQVSRPSFTPPSPKQETYQSVSPDGKYGSAIRALIARTQANIGTSTSNLKSINDRIQELNRQKNEREKSVYWHKNQDLAAWNEAYDQKIRDEEYEKKRKEWDLDYYNKRLARLKQGQLTSEEIDLLEKGYTPDPKSDGWEPRNNHVKHAIKANNAKGVAPYESPWANQDSTVLSGLKREGWSGGIGDPSSHITDGEFKSALEKSGVTSGIKLIQYKKNVTNTTTVSGNYDSFTSLVLDSSDPSALQKFSSVLQQLAEKQQDLKEVVLQNVEGKNIKTIEEIISKLPPKIISLRLFVEDAEGLLALSKLENHKLTELSLYSNKQKDTGNWAINPNGLKNVDFIKWDYIDKSKINLYNPSAKLPGSIPFDTLTWSSEQSTPDKINEGLKIAFGSKINQRVFQGVFGGRGGYPPNLDFSKTSQKTFKGIKFDEVNSEFNRQISEWETDTGEKQQANYFIKFNEVSFGIDSDSSTSGTASEKKYTVKLDDFDGQITKRLNFGPYEFSKIYIKDKDGKQVQGATLEISGTFSAEAKADLEHFLKAAKQTNAFAKIVVDSNLIGQLGNSLEGLPVETKSS from the coding sequence ATGGTTCTCTATTTATCTAAGCGAAAGAAATTTGTCAGTATTTCACTAGCCGCTGCGGTTGTTGTTTCTACTGCTTGAGCTTCAAGCGCTTATTTTGGTCATATTTTAGAAACAAGAGAAATTCAATACTCAACAGTTGCACCTTCAACGATTTTGAAAAATCGACCTAACGATACTAATTTTTCGCCGGTAGCAAATACTGATTATATTGCTCCCCCACCGAAAAAAAATTTACCTGAAGCACCAAAACCAAGCCCTGGACCAAAAATTGAAGTTAAAAAACCAGTTTATACCCCTGATGTTCCAACTGTTAAAAAAATTGTCAACCCGGTTCCACAAAATAATCCTCGTTCCAAACCAAAAATTAGTTCTCCAATTGTTAGTCCTATCAAAATTCCAACCCCGGCAAAACCGAAACAAACTGTTAGAACTACGACAATAAGAACGATTCCCCGTCCTGTGCCACAAACTCAAGTAAGTCGACCAAGTTTTACCCCGCCTTCACCAAAACAAGAAACCTATCAAAGCGTAAGTCCTGATGGAAAATACGGAAGCGCGATTCGAGCTTTGATCGCAAGGACGCAAGCAAATATAGGAACATCAACTTCTAATTTAAAAAGCATTAATGACAGAATCCAAGAATTAAATAGACAAAAAAATGAAAGAGAAAAGTCCGTTTATTGACATAAAAATCAAGATTTAGCCGCCTGAAATGAAGCATATGATCAGAAAATTCGTGATGAAGAATATGAAAAAAAGCGTAAAGAATGAGATCTTGATTATTATAATAAACGTCTTGCAAGATTAAAACAAGGTCAGCTAACCTCTGAAGAAATTGATTTACTTGAAAAAGGTTATACCCCCGATCCAAAATCAGATGGATGAGAACCAAGAAATAACCATGTAAAACATGCTATAAAAGCAAATAATGCAAAAGGAGTCGCCCCTTATGAAAGCCCTTGAGCAAATCAAGACTCGACAGTTTTAAGCGGACTTAAACGAGAAGGATGAAGTGGTGGAATTGGCGATCCAAGTTCACATATAACTGATGGAGAATTTAAATCCGCGCTTGAGAAATCTGGCGTTACTTCAGGAATTAAATTAATTCAATATAAGAAAAATGTTACAAACACGACAACTGTTTCTGGTAATTATGATTCTTTTACTTCGCTTGTTCTTGATTCAAGCGATCCAAGTGCACTGCAAAAATTTTCTTCTGTTCTTCAACAATTAGCCGAAAAACAACAAGATTTAAAAGAAGTTGTACTGCAAAATGTTGAGGGTAAAAACATTAAAACAATTGAAGAAATTATCTCAAAACTACCGCCTAAAATTATTTCGCTTCGGCTTTTTGTTGAAGATGCCGAAGGTCTTTTAGCACTTTCTAAACTGGAAAATCATAAACTTACTGAATTATCACTTTATTCTAACAAACAAAAAGACACCGGAAATTGGGCAATTAATCCTAATGGTCTTAAAAATGTTGATTTTATTAAATGAGATTATATTGATAAATCAAAAATCAATCTTTATAATCCAAGTGCAAAACTGCCTGGATCAATTCCTTTTGACACACTAACTTGATCAAGCGAACAAAGTACTCCGGACAAAATTAACGAAGGACTAAAAATTGCTTTTGGCTCAAAAATTAACCAACGTGTTTTCCAAGGTGTTTTTGGCGGTCGCGGTGGCTATCCACCAAATTTAGATTTTAGTAAAACAAGTCAAAAAACTTTCAAAGGTATAAAATTTGATGAAGTAAATAGCGAATTTAACCGTCAAATATCAGAATGAGAAACCGATACCGGCGAAAAACAACAAGCAAATTATTTTATAAAATTCAACGAAGTTTCTTTTGGAATTGATTCTGATAGTTCGACTTCTGGAACAGCATCAGAGAAAAAATATACTGTAAAACTCGATGACTTTGATGGTCAAATTACAAAAAGACTTAATTTTGGGCCCTATGAATTTTCAAAAATTTATATAAAAGACAAAGATGGCAAACAAGTTCAGGGAGCAACACTTGAAATTTCAGGAACTTTTTCTGCTGAAGCAAAAGCCGATTTAGAACATTTTCTTAAAGCGGCAAAACAAACGAATGCTTTTGCAAAAATAGTTGTCGATTCTAATTTAATTGGGCAACTTGGCAATTCGCTTGAAGGTTTGCCAGTTGAAACTAAATCTTCTTAA
- a CDS encoding putative immunoglobulin-blocking virulence protein, translating into MVLYLSRRKKMIIGVVATAFAVGLSFSINETLTNYSWKPVLISYSPKAPSTISKNRPNDTGYNSPVTNAKFDPLKQPEPKKVKKTVPEIQVPKIEEKPLVSKPETKPEITKKPSTVVESTVPISAPRPSTRASSPTFSRSETTPKVNSQNSSTVLSQGQLDAASRAWYTGVGSQISSTRSKIKQYEAEIAELERRINDPASLKLYTYGEKTTPEKVKEGFKAKIWEANNWKKREEDYLKVLEEEKARGPRFTELDRKSIARGMLPTKENHNVWGFVNPDDNPVTGKNGTYRKRNENRVLNIPGWAPRSPHGIATQEFEGWTKQDVSTSNEEFKKAIEEITGSSGSGNGSIKVFEYTPNDKNPNKSSKSKITAVSLDANDENAFNKFQEFLAKTNGKIDAVVLKNVGDKNKNQNIDKILRALPEKVQKLTLFLESKNAIKGLRAIENKKLKELELYSNDLAIDENWSINPNAVKNVDYISFDYNNPATFQKQNPNEKIPGSILFDTLRWDSGDNADKITEGLKVAFGSKIYQRPFQGRQGGKGGYPPNLDFSDTDIKTIKQIKFDEIDNIFNENVKNWKEDKYAADDYEGFKVLKFTHLYFSVDKNGSGGTTSNSHTFTVSADDFDKSNYSKRLSGIEPEIKPPERDLRPKPYIYFRSAGQNQQNVTLKLTGSSLTEDAKKQLKVFIEAVGRGYPFAKIEVETEEIKKQISSYYNKTIEVKTSTSSS; encoded by the coding sequence ATGGTTTTATATTTATCAAGACGAAAGAAAATGATTATCGGTGTTGTCGCAACTGCTTTTGCAGTTGGTTTGTCTTTTTCGATTAACGAAACATTAACTAATTACAGTTGAAAACCGGTTTTAATTTCCTATTCACCAAAAGCACCGTCAACAATTTCTAAAAATCGACCTAATGATACTGGGTATAATTCTCCAGTAACAAATGCAAAATTCGATCCATTAAAACAACCTGAACCTAAAAAAGTTAAAAAAACAGTCCCTGAAATTCAAGTGCCAAAAATTGAGGAAAAACCATTAGTTTCTAAGCCTGAAACAAAACCAGAAATTACTAAAAAACCTTCAACTGTCGTCGAATCAACTGTGCCAATTTCTGCTCCGCGCCCTTCAACAAGAGCATCTTCTCCTACATTTAGCCGATCCGAAACAACACCAAAAGTTAATTCTCAAAACTCATCAACAGTTTTATCACAAGGTCAACTAGATGCCGCAAGTAGAGCTTGATATACCGGGGTTGGTAGTCAAATTAGTTCAACTAGATCAAAAATTAAACAATATGAAGCCGAAATCGCCGAATTAGAGCGCCGAATTAATGACCCAGCAAGTTTAAAACTTTACACTTACGGAGAAAAAACAACTCCTGAAAAAGTAAAAGAAGGATTTAAAGCAAAAATTTGGGAAGCAAATAATTGAAAAAAACGCGAAGAAGATTATCTTAAAGTTTTAGAAGAAGAAAAAGCGCGTGGTCCTCGATTTACTGAATTAGATCGAAAATCGATCGCTCGCGGAATGCTACCAACAAAAGAAAACCATAATGTTTGAGGGTTTGTAAACCCTGATGACAACCCAGTAACTGGAAAAAATGGAACCTATCGTAAAAGAAACGAGAATCGTGTTCTAAACATTCCGGGATGAGCGCCAAGATCGCCACATGGAATTGCAACCCAAGAATTTGAAGGCTGAACAAAACAAGATGTATCGACTTCAAATGAAGAATTTAAAAAAGCGATTGAAGAAATTACGGGAAGCAGTGGCTCCGGAAACGGTTCAATTAAAGTTTTTGAATATACCCCAAATGATAAAAACCCTAATAAGTCATCAAAGTCAAAAATTACCGCGGTTTCCCTTGATGCAAATGATGAAAATGCCTTTAATAAATTCCAGGAATTTCTAGCAAAAACTAACGGAAAAATCGATGCTGTTGTTTTAAAAAATGTTGGGGATAAAAATAAAAACCAAAATATAGATAAAATTCTTCGTGCTCTTCCTGAAAAGGTGCAAAAATTAACACTATTTTTAGAAAGTAAAAATGCAATTAAGGGTCTTCGCGCAATTGAGAATAAAAAACTAAAAGAACTTGAGTTATATTCAAACGATCTTGCCATCGATGAAAATTGGTCAATTAATCCAAATGCGGTAAAAAATGTTGACTACATTAGTTTTGACTATAATAATCCTGCAACTTTCCAAAAACAAAATCCTAACGAAAAAATTCCTGGTTCAATTTTATTTGATACACTAAGATGAGATTCAGGCGATAATGCTGACAAAATCACCGAAGGTTTGAAAGTTGCTTTTGGTTCTAAAATCTACCAGCGTCCATTTCAAGGACGTCAAGGTGGAAAAGGCGGATATCCTCCGAATTTAGACTTCAGTGATACTGATATTAAAACGATTAAGCAAATAAAATTCGATGAAATCGACAATATTTTTAACGAAAACGTTAAAAATTGAAAAGAAGATAAGTATGCCGCTGATGATTATGAAGGATTTAAAGTTCTAAAATTCACGCATCTTTATTTTTCCGTTGATAAAAATGGATCTGGTGGTACAACTTCAAACTCACACACTTTTACGGTTTCAGCCGATGATTTTGATAAATCAAATTATTCAAAAAGATTAAGCGGAATCGAACCAGAAATCAAACCACCAGAGCGAGATTTAAGACCTAAACCATACATTTATTTCCGTTCAGCTGGCCAAAATCAACAAAATGTGACCTTAAAATTAACAGGTTCTTCTCTAACCGAAGATGCTAAAAAACAATTGAAAGTGTTTATCGAAGCCGTTGGTCGCGGTTATCCTTTTGCAAAAATAGAAGTTGAAACTGAAGAAATTAAGAAACAAATTTCTTCTTATTATAATAAAACAATAGAAGTTAAAACTTCAACTAGTTCAAGCTAA
- a CDS encoding 3-keto-L-gulonate-6-phosphate decarboxylase UlaD has protein sequence MAVPLLQIALDNQSIEEAIASAKKVEKYIDIIEVGTILLASEGKKAISELREAFPDKIIVADGKIADAGNIFGKMFFEAGADFTTVICAAETPTIKDLVNLSQKYYQKNGDTTEIQVEMTNNFTWEQVQDWKKVAVPQVVWHRPRDSQASGVKWAQKDIDIVKKLADHGFKVTITGGVEVEDIKLFKGIPIYIFIAGRSIRDAENPEAKAKEFKDEFKKYWS, from the coding sequence ATGGCAGTTCCACTTTTACAAATCGCACTTGACAATCAAAGTATTGAAGAGGCGATTGCTTCTGCAAAAAAAGTTGAAAAATATATTGATATTATTGAAGTTGGTACAATTTTATTAGCTTCTGAAGGGAAAAAAGCAATTTCGGAACTTCGTGAGGCTTTTCCAGATAAAATAATTGTTGCTGATGGGAAAATCGCTGATGCTGGTAACATTTTTGGAAAAATGTTTTTCGAAGCAGGGGCAGATTTTACGACTGTAATTTGTGCAGCTGAGACACCAACTATTAAGGATTTAGTTAATTTATCGCAAAAATATTACCAAAAAAACGGTGATACTACCGAAATTCAAGTCGAAATGACAAATAATTTTACCTGAGAACAAGTTCAGGATTGGAAAAAAGTAGCAGTTCCCCAAGTCGTCTGACACCGTCCGCGTGATTCACAAGCCTCTGGGGTAAAATGAGCGCAAAAAGATATTGATATTGTCAAAAAACTCGCTGATCACGGATTTAAAGTCACAATTACTGGCGGGGTTGAAGTTGAGGATATTAAATTATTCAAAGGTATTCCAATTTATATTTTCATTGCTGGTCGTTCAATTCGTGATGCTGAAAACCCAGAAGCAAAAGCAAAGGAATTCAAAGATGAATTTAAAAAATACTGGAGCTAA
- a CDS encoding L-ribulose-5-phosphate 3-epimerase: MNLKNTGANFFVGIYEKAIDKRFSFVDKIKIAKKAGFNFIEMSVDETDEFAARLDFSNEKIKEIRDALFENDFYINSLCLSLHRKFPFGAADIKVREKAVEIMEKALILAKKLGISIIQLAAYDIYYEQEHPNSEIFFIETMKKIVALAKKYSIIIAFESMDTKFAGTISRLLYLQKSIGGGVFLYPDLGNLSRFSNDLEAEIKLGKSEIVAFHFKDTLPNTFKNLDFGQGDVDFVSAFKYILKAKINVPFVIEMWHKPEDFRLDAPFLENFAKQVEIIEKARAFFSQQLRLANEN; this comes from the coding sequence ATGAATTTAAAAAATACTGGAGCTAATTTTTTCGTTGGTATCTACGAAAAAGCGATTGATAAACGTTTTTCATTTGTCGATAAAATTAAAATCGCCAAAAAAGCAGGTTTTAATTTTATCGAAATGTCAGTTGATGAAACTGATGAATTTGCTGCTCGACTTGATTTTTCTAATGAAAAAATCAAGGAAATTCGTGATGCTTTATTCGAAAATGATTTTTATATAAATTCACTTTGTCTTTCTTTGCACCGCAAATTTCCTTTTGGTGCCGCTGATATAAAGGTACGGGAAAAAGCTGTTGAAATTATGGAAAAAGCCTTAATTTTAGCAAAAAAATTAGGAATTTCCATCATTCAGCTAGCGGCATACGATATCTATTATGAGCAAGAACACCCAAATTCTGAAATTTTTTTCATTGAAACAATGAAAAAAATTGTTGCTTTAGCAAAAAAATATAGTATAATTATTGCTTTTGAATCAATGGATACAAAATTTGCTGGAACAATTTCAAGATTGTTATACCTACAAAAATCGATCGGCGGGGGCGTATTTTTATACCCCGATCTTGGAAATTTATCGCGTTTTTCTAATGATTTAGAAGCAGAAATTAAACTGGGAAAAAGCGAAATTGTTGCTTTTCATTTCAAAGATACACTGCCAAATACTTTTAAAAATCTTGACTTTGGTCAAGGCGATGTTGATTTTGTTAGTGCTTTTAAATATATTTTAAAAGCAAAAATTAATGTTCCTTTTGTAATTGAAATGTGACACAAACCTGAAGATTTCAGATTAGATGCGCCATTTCTAGAAAATTTTGCAAAGCAAGTTGAAATTATCGAAAAAGCACGTGCATTTTTTAGTCAACAGTTGAGGTTAGCAAATGAAAATTAA